A region of the Hydra vulgaris chromosome 12, alternate assembly HydraT2T_AEP genome:
agtattaacagatCATATAGCGGGCACAGATAGTGTCTATAATGACACTTTTGGTGTGCGTTGTTGATTCCACATTAAGAGCCTTCAGTTTCAACTTTAGATAACTGCATAATTCATTGATTGGGGTGCCGTGCTCTATTCTATGATTGAGTCAAGTTTTCTCCAACTTAAAACATGATTATAATacccaaaaatattttaaactgaCCCACTTTTAAACTGaccaaaatattttcattagcaCTCATTCTTAATCATCATCATTAGGCCCCAGGACCCACCAAAAAAAGACTTCTAAGTACATGGGTTCAGGTAGAAGCAGGTTTCATATGAGAGGTTGCgtgattattgaaaaaaatatcgcAAACATCTTCAGTTTTCAATCATTtttgatctaaaaaaaatatttcctttttttttagcttttcaaaaaatcaCAAATGAGTATTTATCACAAAGTAGCAACAATAAAAAggtcaaaatctttaaaaaatcacataaaatcagtttttttcatatcttttccaacttcttttctgtttttagtTATAACTTGCATTGTGTCTTGTAGTAATCCTTCATCATGGGTTTGAGCCACAAAATCTTGAACAAGTCGAATGTGGCGCTCAGCCCTATCATTGACCACTGCAAGGTTTGCTacttgattttgaaaatttgtatatgAAACATTTGAAACATTAAAGTTATCATCTATCcatgtttttatcatttctcTAGAAATACCTAAGTAAGTAAACATCAGCCAGGACTCCTCTGTAACAAAATCAGACAAAACTGACATGGGAAGTATATGTGTTGGTGAATCTGGTTGTTCTGTACTGAACTCATCAAGTGATGGAGGATCAAAGCTTATCAGCTTTAGAGCTATTTCAGCTCTTTCCTTTGAATCTAGATCACCATTTGCTATTGAAAGAATAACCAACTGAGGGGTCAGGTACCAACTATGACGAACCAGGCTTGAATGGAGCTTTTTTGCCAGGGGACCATACTTGGATTTATATTGCTCATTTGACATCATTTCTAAAGACAGTTTGAAAGCATCCAATTCATTTGAAGGTGCCTGGGCTGCAATAGGAGACTTCAGGAAGTATGATCCATAAAATGTGACAATAAAGTCAGTTGACATTTGCAACATATCTTTCTCacttttattcaattttgaatttatctTTGAAGACAGCTGCATGGTCAGCAAGTATGCCTATACTGACTAGACTGCCTAGTCAGCCATGAATCTGGCATGATGATGTGCACCTGGTTGCTTGAATTGGAAACCAGGTACATGGCCCCCAAGGTAAATGACCAGTAGTTCACATAGAGCTTTATAGTCTCCTTTTTGAAAACAATCTCTTTTCAAGGCTGTTTCACAAAAATTCTTAGTATCTATTACTCTTGTATGAAAAGTAGTACCTACTTTAAACTCATCTCTgtcatagttaaaaaaaagcaattgatcCATATTTTTAGCTCCTTCTTGTATTTCTTGCCAGTTATTTTGGAAATCTTTATATATTGCTCTTGATGGCGATTTTGTTGTTCCTTGAATATAATCCATTGCATGTAATATGTGTCTTTCAGATATGTGGTgcctgaaaaaaataaaatatgaaaaactgtACACTGAACAATGTAAATGTATGtgacaaaataaatgatttttataaagattttagtaCCTACATTTTAGTACTTTTAGGAGCCAAAGCACTGGTCGTTGAAGCACATAATCCACCAGGAACTTTATAGCCCTATTTTACTTTCCAGTGTTAGAGGCAGTTGTATCTGCACTACAACCAATGATTTGGTCAGTGAGCTCATAGTATTCTAAAATGTTCTGAATAGCAATAGCTTGATCCTGTCCTTTAGATGACTCAATTTCTAAAACTCCGAGCAAGAAATCTAGGGGTTCATTGACCTGGGGTGATGAAAGACTGAGAGCTAGCCTTTCTACAGTTTCAGACATATTTTCAGTTCTATAATGCTTGACAAGTTTTGTATCAAAGTGAAGGACAACCTTTAATTCTCGTACTTTGTCTAGATTTTCTTCTCTGACCATTTCTGcttcattttcaataacaatCTTTCTGTTTCTAAGCAGACCACTCTTTGATAATTTCAGATTTCAACTGTATTGAGATCAATACCAGCGATAATGAAAAGTGAAGCCAGGAGTGAGGTTTCTGCTCTAACGCTTACCTTATACCTGGTCAAGAATGGAACCCATTTGTCAAGAATGTCATTCATTGAAAGCTGCAGGCAAACTCTATCTTTactaattttctgtttttttggTGAAGGCTCAAAATCACTATCATTATCAGTTGCACTTGTTCCACTTTATGAAAATGATACTTCCATCTcaaaatttttcattctttCCTTTTCctctattgtttttttctttgaccTTTCCTGTCTCTCTTTTTCCCGTTCATCTTCTCTATGCATTCCCTCTATCAtatcaaacattattttttctccATCTTTAATTCTGTCATGATAAGATTTGTCTTTACTCTTGTCAAACTTTACTATTTCACCTCTAAATGCTTTCTTCAGGAACTCAATGTCCTCTCTTTTTGCATCTTTGTCtctattttcatcatttttgaTCAGATTTAAGATATCTGTTTTATAAACTTGAAATGTACAGTTTGCCTCATTTACAAAatcctgttttttttatttaattgctcCTCTTTATTTTCTCTCTATTTTCATAAAGGGCATAACTTTGCATAGTTTCTGGTAGCGATCATAAGATTGTACAAGCTTTTCCTTGACTACTTGCTCTGTTAACcgaaattttgaatcaaaaccACCCCTGTCCCAAAGATTTAACAGTTCTCTGAGTATACATACACCAGTGAATTCCcttctgtttttaatttcacaCTCCCCTTCACTGCAAACCATAAATCTTGACCTTGACATTTGTGCACAGGATAAGATTTGTTTATTGTTCTTTGATCTTAGCCAATGATGGTCCCTGCTAGTTCTAGGAGAGGTATTTCTCAATGAAGAATGACTTTGGCATAAGGAAGGCTCTTTGGAACTCTCCTCAGTTCTCTCTCTTGCTGCACTCTGACCTTTTCTGGTCCTAGAGGATCTGCGGAGGGTTCCATCATCATCACTAtccattatatattttttttaatttagatatttctgaaaaatcaaatgtaatAGAAATCAATCAAGtcacatcaaataaaaaagaaaataaaaaaaaaaacatatgaatTAGTAAAATTGCagatgttttaatatttaatatgataggatacaattttataatgagtattggtatttttttgttttcagcaggcctaaaaattaaaattttatttaaaaaaacatgtttaaggtcatttaaatgcattaaaattacattatagTTTAGaacataatattattttttccattcaatgttttgaaatatttttttagaccaaaaatgtctaaaaattgaaagaattctgtaaaatttatgaataatcaCGCAACCTCTCATATGAAACCTGCTTCTACCTGAACCAATGTACTTAgaagtctaaatttttttttggtgggTCCTGGGACCTAATGATGATGATTAAGAATGAGTgctaacaaaaatattttggtcaGTTTAAAAGTGGGACACCCTATTGGGCATATACTTACACATtaattcacctatttgttgaGAAATCAGGTTTAAATCCTCTGATAATTTTTGTGTGCTCCTGCTAATTCCGCTCTGATAGTTTTTGATAATGTGCTTCTACTTAGCACTTTTTCACTCTTCTTTTCACTCAACCACATTTTCTTAATTGCTCTCCTCTTCTCCAGAGTGTACTCTTTTTGATGAagtttctgatcaaattgaccatgtctctttatctttatatttatcaacTTGATTCTCTGCGCAGCAGCATTGTTCCCCAAGGTTCACGCTTAAGAGTTATAAAGTTGAGGTATGGTTGTAACTACAATTAAAGTAGCCTCAGCCACTGACCTTCACCGCCTTGAAAATatgaattaacattaaaaaaaaatcttatagcaaatattgttgttattgatgACTTTAAAACTCATCACACCGAATGACTTGTCTCTAACACCACTGACTCTGCTGGCACTAAAGTTCATAGCTTCtgtatttctcaatctcttacccaaattgttttaagtttgttaCTTGTTTTACTGACAACCCTAATAACTTACCTTGACTTCTTTATTTGTGTCTTGTTTCTGACCCTGGCTTGTACTCAGTTTCTCCTTATTCTCCTTTAGATGGTtttgaccatgcaatgatctctaaaATCTTTTCTCTTGTACTTCTTCATACTCATCCTATCATACCTACTAATATTCTAAAGTTGATTGGGATTTGTTTTGCAatctttgagtctttaatcaacaCTCTGTGACTATTAATATGGTTTTCAATTTTCTCATtctacggctgacttgctaacaTTTGTAACTAACATCTGTTCACAAAAAATCCGGACTGATTTCAAATGTACACAAATTGttctaaaattcaaattttcgattcgaaatttttaaatttaatcggTCAACAACAACAGTTTCATTTTGTGgcaaaattgagtttaaataattaattcaaataaacatgGAGCATCTAAAAGAGAACGATGTTAGAAATGTGattggaaatttttataaacaaaacataaacagtGGAAAGAAATTTACAGTGGATCATTTTAAGAAAATGGGAATCGCTAAATCTACAATTTATGACATAATTAAAAGGTCTGAAAATAATTTGCCAATGAATAGAAAAATCGGTTGCGGcagaaaaccttttaaaattacACCAGAAAAGAGAGAGTCCATGATTGCAAGAGCAGAAGAGAGAATCGGGATTTCGCAAAGAAAATTGGCactaaaatataagataagCGTTTTATACGTAAATAGATTATTAAGTATGCATGGACTAAAGTAtaccaaaagaaaaaatgcaccaaaaacaacagaaaagaaagaaattaaacaaaagaaaaacttattaaaactttcaaaaacttttttcaagccATCAAATGAGTTTGAAATCATCATGGACGATGAATCTTATTTCAGTGTAAATGGTGCAAATTGTTCACAAAACTCTGGCTACTATACAAAGGATAGTTCTCAAACTGATcctaacattaaattcaacttcaaaaaaaagtttgacgaGAAAGTTCTCGTTTGGATTGCAATCAGTCGTTTTGGTCATTCATCGCcttattttgctgtaaaaaactgTGCACTGGATGCAAAAACTTATTCTAAAGAATGTATTACAAAAAGACTTCTTCCATTTATAAATTCCAAGCatcaaaacatgaaaattttattttggcctGACGGAGCGAGATGTCATTATGCAAAACACACATTAGAAACTTACAACACTTTAGGTATTAACTTTGTCGACGCTAAAGATAACCCCCCAAATGTACCGCAGTTAAGgccaattaaaaacttttgggcacatttaaaagcaaaagattATGGAAATGGATTTACTGCGAAAAATCTTGACCACCTTAAGAATAGAATTCGATTAAAGTTGAAAGAGTTTGATCCAGACTACTTTTTCAACCTAATGGATTCAGTCAAAACTAAAGTTCGAAAAGCCGCTGATTTAGGACCACTTTcggttataaaatagttaacaatGTCCAGTCActcattttagttaaaatttttgtcaaaaatcgattaattttgtattcaattaagaacaatttttcattcCGGATTTTTTGTGAACAGACGTTAAATCATTCTGTGGTGCATTAGACAGAGGCAACAAGGGGAGGATTTTTGCTTTTGATATATCTATTGCTTTTGACATAAGACAAATTCGGCATGATGGTTTATTTATaggcttgcttcatatggtatATCTGGGACAGTTTTTgagaatattaaattatttctttctaacaacTCTCTAAATATTTTAAGGTTATAACtctctcttttctacaaatactatcatggtcacttcTCAAACAAGATATCATCTCTAATTCCAATCATCTTCTAgttcaaccaaaactcattcatGCTTGATTTGTTATTCAGCAAATTCGCATCTTTTTCCAGTACCTGCCCTTTATGCTCTAAAACCTTTTATTCTCAACTTTTATTTATGCTTTgtaactctctcccatcttcatgaaGACTCAAAAAGTTTTAGGTTGACTCactaaaattcttttaagtCTTAAAAACCTTTGAGGGGATGTTGCTCTTTTCTTTTCCACTCAACTAggaactttaaatattttttacaataactttttttttttgaatatttatattaaactacCAAACACTCctaaaattggtttttatattttagttttgaaagtTGTATagaaaatatactaatatatataatatataatatgtaaaatacatttttaatgtaatgcATAGagagtaactttttttatgacattttgttTGGTTAAAgcataaaaagtaatttttttttttcaatgatattttttgtttgtttaaaaaatgcaaactaaAATGGTACTTTTCTAGCATGACAACTATGTGagcttattatttataaaacgtttgtaaaactgtaaaaaacttttgtaaaatttgtcaaaaatattatttgcaaaactttcaaattgcattattgaatattattaatgtttattggatataaaaaatatattatatattatgtgtattcaatataaaaacttcaaagttaacaaaaaatcattatctAAACTGgccattaattaattttaatatattcacataataatatttgcaaacaaatattaaacagatttaataaatttatatggaTGTTACCTTCACAATAAATAGTATCAGCCATAACaagatacaaaattttttcaaatagatgaACTTTTTCCGCTAAAAGATTAGATACCTGATTATCATCTATCTTCTTATCATCCTGCACTACCttgaaaagaaatataaaactatatatatatatatatatatatatatatatatatatataaatatatatatatatatatatatatatatatatatatatatatatatatatatacatatacatatatatatatatatatatatatatatatatatatatatatatatatatatatatatatatatatatatatatatatatatatatatatatatatatatatatatatatatatatatatatatatatatatatatatatacagtggtggcCAAAAGTatggaaacttttttaaaattgcatttttttaatttgtattaaataaccAAAATTATTTAACCCGAGTGTACTTGCAAGTCTACTTTATATATACTACAAGTTTGAACTTGTCTTTTCTAAGACATTTTATTACATACTAATATTTCTTAATTTCGATTGGACAAAAGTAAGGAAACTTGTTCAAACTTGTCACTAAACATAAACAAATCTTATCATTTAGAATTAAAACGTGTTAGAATTGACATCTTTGTTAGTTCATCatagtttacttttatattattcagTATGGCACCGcgaaaataaaatagttgagTGTTTTAAAAACGGTAATAAACCAATTGATATTTCTCGAAATTTTCAAGTTCCAAAAggtaaagtttcaaaaattattaaaaaattcaaagaaaggGGAACTGTGGAAGTGGAAATGAAACCTGGAAGaccaagaaaaacaacaaaaagattagataaagttataaaaaatacttctaCAAAAGATCCTAGAAAGTCATCAAAGGATATAAAAGAAGAAATCTTGGAACAGCATGGAGTTTTATTATCTGACAGGACAGTTCGTAGAAGGTTAAATGATGCGGGCTTATTTAGAAGAGTGGCTGtcaaaaaactgttaatttcTAAGAAAAATAAGATGGGTAGATTATTGTTGCGAGGGAACATTTAAAATGGTCATAAGTTTCCATACTTATGACCAgacctaatttaaaaatttaatttttttttgtatatgttaataaaaaaaaatgttttattttattgtaagtgttgcattttttataaataaataaaaagcatttttgaaaagtttccATACTTTTGGCCACCACTGTATACcactgtatatttatatatatatatatatatatatatatatatatatatatatatatatatatatatatatatatatatatatatatattccaacagtttaacatttaaatttactgTTTGTGGTGAAAAACGATTCTTAACAACTACTTGTGTTTAAAAAAGACCTTTATAATTACACTCAAAAccattaaactttatttgagggaactaaataaattttatcatttttttaaaaattacaaaaatgcaaactaattgattgtaattaaagtttgtaattaaaaaaaaaattaaaacattctgaatgtatttatttgacaaataggtaaacatgcaaggagtgctgctacCTTAACTTACAAATAGGTAGTACATGTAAGGAGTGCTGATAATCAACTGAGggtttcatatatatatatatatatatatatatatatatatatatatatatatatatatatatatatatatatatatatatatatatatatatatatatattagtgatgttAAGAATAGTGATTTTGTCAAATACTGAATATTCTGCTAGGTGCTCAGCCGAAGCACTGAATTTTCAGCTGCTGAATATATGACAACACTTAGTTACTTTGAGGGTTCTGACCTACTTCATTTAAGTGCAAATGTTAACTACGCTGTGGgcgtatttgttttatttgtgaGTAGGTGTTTGTTTCATAGGTGAGTAGATACTGTATTTCATAGGTgagtagatattttatttgtgaGTAGGTGTTTGTTTCATAGGTGCTGTGACGTATATGTCACAGCACCAGTTTATTGTTGAACGTTACatcaaattgttttaactatAGTTAAAACAATGTATGATACTCTTCAATCCATTctaaaagataacaaaaataaccaGCTCTGGTATATCTtgcatttttaaactaatttcaGAAGTTGCTGTAGATAGATATAGCACAAACAACTTCAAACACTTTAAATCATATCTTCACTACATCACTTACTACAATCTGGTATTCAATAGTTTGCAACATTTAGCTGAATACcgatcatttttttaataatagtattaacatttttaacaataatattaacatcattgctattataatacaaataataatgattatttttaaaaaattttaaaattcaatctAATTCGTTTTAACCCTTATTATAACGCTTTTTTAGAATACAATAATGATgccatattgttttttttttgcatacataAATCTATGTACAATTAGATCTAAGAATTTGAGTTTAGCAAGTTAAACTGCCACAGTATTAAGTTATTATCTTGTCTCATGACTGCAAAGTCATTTCTCCATACACAAACATAACctgtcaataaaaataaattttttttaaataaaatatttctccCAAATaacttattgtatttttattaacaagtttGCGTAGTTGCATGGAGAAATTAATAGATAGTCATATACAGAGTTGGGGTCATTTATGTAATACATTTGATTTAGTTAATGAAATACATTTGTTCACACACATTTACGGTAATTCTAGATTCcgaaataaaaattcaaatacaaatatatgtaattCACATATTCCAAATGCAAATGCATAttcatatatttgtattttaggtTAAGAaaagacaaatattttaaaaagtattttaggtTAAGAaaagacaaatattttaaaaagtattttaggtTAAGAaaagacaaatattttaaaaagtattttaggtTAAGAaaagacaaatattttaaaaagttttttaggttaagaaaagacaaatattttaaaaagtattttaggtTAAGAaaagacaaatattttaaaaagtattttaggtTAAGAaaagacaaatattttaaaaagtattttaggtTAAGAaaagacaaatattttaaaaagtgttttaggTTAAGAaaagacaaatattttaaaaagtattttaggtTAAGAaaagacaaatattttaaaaagtattttaggtTAAGAaaagacaaatattttaaaaagtgttttaggTTAAGAaaagacaaatattttaaaaagtgttttaggTTAAGAaaagacaaatattttaaaaagtattttaggtTAAGAaaagacaaatattttaaaaagtgttttaggTTAAGAaaagacaaatattttaaaaagtattttaggtTAAGAaaagacaaatattttaaaaagtattttaggtTAAGAaaagacaaatattttaaaaagtattttaggtTAAGAaaagacaaatattttaaaaagtattttaggtTAAGAaaagacaaatattttaaaaagtgttttaggTTAAGAaaagacaaatattttaaaaagtgttttaggTTAAGAaaagacaaatattttaaaaagtattttaggtTAAGAaaagacaaatattttaaaaagtattttaggtTAAGAaaagacaaatattttaaaaagtattttaggtTAAGAaaagacaaatattttaaaaagtattttaggttaagaaaaaacaaatattttaaaaagtattttaggttaatatttaaatattttttaactactttttattttatgaagtaaaaacaaaaatcaacttaaattaaatttatctattacTTAAACCTTTAATTAGCTAATTTTTGTTcattctattaaataataaatttgttcttaattttaaaaaaaaatttgaaaaaaagcatTCATATTCATTCTTATCaaacatttataattaaaaaatgcaaagaataaaaatagacttttatttagactattatttttat
Encoded here:
- the LOC136088766 gene encoding uncharacterized protein LOC136088766; this encodes MQLSSKINSKLNKSEKDMLQMSTDFIVTFYGSYFLKSPIAAQAPSNELDAFKLSLEMMSNEQYKSKYGPLAKKLHSSLVRHSWYLTPQLVILSIANGDLDSKERAEIALKLISFDPPSLDEFSTEQPDSPTHILPMSVLSDFVTEESWLMFTYLGISREMIKTWIDDNFNVSNVSYTNFQNQVANLAVVNDRAERHIRLVQDFVAQTHDEGLLQDTMQVITKNRKEVGKDMKKTDFM